Proteins from a genomic interval of Microbacterium esteraromaticum:
- the glgX gene encoding glycogen debranching protein GlgX: protein MPATRTPSFSGPTLDDLGVRLHDGVGTLRVWSQNASSIELVLFDEYDLDWETATLPLVRRAGGVWEATTELLQPGARYALRVDGPHGPGNVFNPETLLLDPYARGLAEGSGYQEWRSVVIADGFDWEGVGKPRTPLEETVIYEGHLKGLTKRHPEVPAALHGTYAGLAHPVMVDYLRDLGVTAVELLPVQAFVPEPRLLERGLTNYWGYNTLNFFTPHTAYATEASRNAGPEAVLAEFKGMVKRLHEAGLEVILDVVYNHTSEEGIGGPRSSLRGIDNAGYYRQQADGAYIDTTGVGNTVNTATDAAARLVLDSLRYWANEMQIDGFRFDLAAALGRNASHEYDPQHPLLLAIRDDPALQDVKLIAEPWDVGMGGWQTGNFPPGWSEWNDRYRDRARNFWLSDIDYARRASAPVGVGGFANRLAGSANTYSEERGPLASINFVTAHDGFTLHDLVSYDVKHNDANGEHNRDGADVNRSFNHGVEGETDRPNVLAARRKAMRNLMGTLLLSAGIPMITAGDEFGRTQRGNNNAYCHDSALTWLSWEHEPWQQDLHAHISLLTRLRAENPALRPARYARLGEHVPEASEMDWYDQNGQTMAAEQWNDPRHRTLQYVAASVPHDGESNRILLIVHGNEAPIDVRLPDNIDNATSFVSLWSSADESPTDAEHRYAPGDVLPITGTSMQLFRVE from the coding sequence CCACCACCGAACTGCTGCAGCCGGGCGCTCGCTACGCCCTCCGGGTGGACGGCCCCCACGGGCCCGGCAACGTCTTCAACCCCGAGACACTGCTTCTCGATCCCTACGCGCGCGGCCTCGCCGAGGGTTCCGGATACCAGGAGTGGCGCTCCGTGGTCATCGCCGACGGGTTCGATTGGGAGGGCGTCGGCAAACCGCGCACGCCGCTCGAAGAGACCGTCATCTACGAGGGGCATCTGAAGGGCCTCACGAAGCGCCATCCCGAAGTGCCCGCCGCGTTGCACGGCACCTACGCAGGACTCGCGCACCCCGTGATGGTCGACTATCTGCGCGACCTGGGCGTCACCGCCGTCGAGCTGCTCCCCGTGCAGGCGTTCGTACCCGAACCACGACTGCTCGAACGCGGCCTGACCAACTATTGGGGCTACAACACCCTGAACTTCTTCACACCGCACACCGCCTACGCCACCGAGGCCAGCCGCAACGCGGGCCCCGAAGCCGTACTCGCCGAGTTCAAGGGCATGGTCAAACGGCTGCACGAGGCCGGCCTCGAGGTGATCCTGGACGTCGTCTACAACCACACCAGCGAAGAAGGCATCGGGGGGCCACGCTCCAGCCTGCGCGGCATCGACAACGCCGGCTACTACCGCCAGCAGGCAGACGGCGCGTACATCGACACCACGGGCGTCGGCAACACGGTCAACACGGCCACCGACGCCGCAGCCCGACTGGTGCTCGACTCGCTGCGCTACTGGGCCAACGAGATGCAGATCGACGGCTTCCGCTTCGATCTCGCCGCAGCGCTCGGGCGCAATGCCTCGCACGAGTACGACCCGCAGCACCCCTTGTTGCTCGCCATCCGCGACGACCCCGCGCTACAGGACGTCAAGCTCATCGCCGAGCCCTGGGACGTCGGAATGGGCGGCTGGCAGACCGGCAACTTCCCGCCCGGCTGGAGCGAATGGAACGACCGCTACCGCGACCGCGCGCGCAACTTCTGGCTCAGCGACATCGACTACGCCCGCCGGGCCTCGGCGCCGGTCGGCGTCGGCGGCTTCGCCAACCGCCTCGCAGGTTCGGCGAACACGTACAGCGAAGAACGCGGCCCGCTGGCGAGCATCAACTTCGTCACGGCACACGACGGGTTCACCCTGCACGACCTCGTCTCGTACGACGTGAAGCACAACGACGCCAACGGCGAGCACAACCGGGACGGCGCCGACGTGAACCGTTCCTTCAACCACGGCGTCGAGGGCGAGACCGACCGTCCGAACGTGCTCGCCGCACGCCGCAAGGCCATGCGCAATCTCATGGGAACCCTGCTGTTGTCGGCGGGTATTCCGATGATCACGGCCGGCGATGAGTTCGGCCGCACCCAGCGCGGCAACAACAACGCCTATTGTCACGATTCCGCGCTCACGTGGCTGAGCTGGGAGCACGAACCCTGGCAACAGGATCTGCACGCGCACATCTCACTCCTGACCCGGCTGCGCGCCGAGAATCCGGCGCTGCGTCCCGCACGGTACGCCCGACTCGGCGAGCACGTGCCCGAGGCGTCCGAGATGGACTGGTACGACCAGAACGGCCAGACGATGGCCGCGGAGCAGTGGAACGATCCGCGGCACCGCACACTGCAGTACGTCGCCGCCAGCGTGCCTCACGACGGTGAGAGCAACCGGATCCTGTTGATCGTGCACGGCAATGAAGCGCCGATCGACGTGCGCCTGCCCGACAACATCGACAACGCCACCTCGTTCGTCTCGCTGTGGTCGAGCGCAGACGAGTCACCGACCGACGCGGAGCACCGGTATGCACCCGGTGACGTGCTGCCGATCACCGGCACGTCGATGCAGCTGTTCCGCGTGGAGTGA